From Glycine max cultivar Williams 82 chromosome 11, Glycine_max_v4.0, whole genome shotgun sequence, the proteins below share one genomic window:
- the LOC100527369 gene encoding B-box zinc finger protein 19-like, which yields MRTLCDVCESAAAILFCAADEAALCSACDHKIHMCNKLASRHVRVGLADPTDVPRCDICENAPAFFYCEIDGSSLCLQCDMIVHVGGKRTHGRYLLLRQRAQFPGDKPAQMEELELQPMDQNESRRDESQSLKLKTRDSQQNHSVSPFPRQENNIDGHGKMDKKLIDLNTRPLRLNGSAPNNQEQCMDILRGNNHESASVPPVESFKQESEK from the exons atGCGAACCCTTTGCGACGTATGCGAGAGCGCCGCTGCCATTCTCTTCTGCGCCGCTGATGAGGCCGCTCTCTGCTCCGCTTGTGACCACAAG ATCCATATGTGTAACAAACTTGCTAGTAGGCATGTTCGAGTTGGCCTTGCTGACCCCACTGATGTTCCACGCTGTGACATATGTGAAAATGCACCTG CTTTCTTTTACTGTGAGATAGATGGTAGTTCGCTGTGTCTGCAATGTGATATGATTGTGCATGTTGGTGGTAAAAGAACCCATGGAAGATATCTTCTATTGAGGCAAAGAGCTCAG TTTCCAGGTGATAAACCTGCCCAAATGGAAGAACTAGAGCTGCAACCTATGGATCAAAATGAATCGAGAAGGGATGAAAGTCAGTCACTCAAGCTAAAAACAAGAGATAGTCAGCAGAATCACAGTGTCTCACCTTTTCCAAGGcaagaaaataatattgatgGTCATGGAAAAATGGATAAAAAGTTAATTGATCTTAATACCAGGCCACTGCGGTTAAATGGATCAGCACCAAACAAccag GAACAATGCATGGATATTTTAAGAGGCAATAATCATGAATCTGCCAGTGTGCCACCAGTAGAATCCTTCAAACAAGAGTCTGAGAAGTAA
- the LOC100816970 gene encoding uncharacterized protein, translated as MASALGSRVESVRNSHLLSFSLNSIRSLSSSSSSAVSSAQNPKTKKSKRRKKNLFDVAQFLPNWGIGYHMAKTHWNEVSYEITKINLYKDGRHGKAWGVAFKNGLPLADAPKKISGVHKRCWRYLPNVVKELESSTNLMSSADSDFGFLGHRH; from the exons ATGGCAAGTGCGTTGGGTAGCAGAGTTGAATCTGTTCGAAACTCTCACTTACTAAGCTTTTCGCTCAACTCCATTAGATCCTTgagttcttcttcttcatccgcCGTTTCTTCTGCTCAGAACCCTAAGACTAAGAAATCGAAGCGAAGAAAGAAGAACTTGTTCGATGTGGCTCAGTTCTTACCTAACTGGGGAATCGGCTACCACATGGCCAAGACTCACTGGAATGAAGTTTCTTACGAAATCACTAAAATCAATCTCTACAAG gATGGAAGACATGGAAAAGCATGGGGGGTTGCTTTTAAAAATG GCTTGCCATTAGCAGATGctccaaaaaaaattagtggAGTTCACAAGCGCTGTTGGAGATACCTACCAAATGTAGTAAAAGAATTAGAAAGTTCAACAAACTTAATGAGTTCCGCAGACAGTGACTTTGGGTTTTTAGGTCATCGACATTAG
- the LOC100818915 gene encoding fructose-bisphosphate aldolase 1, chloroplastic, with protein sequence MASASASLLKSSLVLDKSEWVKGQTLRQPSAASVVRCNPTTPSGLTIRAGSYADELVKTAKTVASPGRGILAMDESNATCGKRLASIGLENTEANRQAYRTLLVTVPGLGQYISGAILFEETLYQSTTDGRKIVDVLLEQNIVPGIKVDKGLVPLAGSNDESWCQGLDGLASRSAAYYQQGARFAKWRTVVSIPNGPSALAVKEAAWGLARYAAIAQDNGLVPIVEPEILLDGEHGIDRTFEVAKKVWAEVFFYLAENNVLFEGILLKPSMVTPGAESKDKASPQTVADYTLKLLHRRIPPAVPGIMFLSGGQSEVEATLNLNAMNQSPNPWHVSFSYARALQNTALKTWGGRPENVKAAQDALLFRAKSNSLAQLGKYTGEGESEEAKKELFVKGYSY encoded by the exons ATGGCCTCTGCATCAGCATCTCTTCTCAAGTCTTCACTTGTTCTTGACAAGTCTGAGTGGGTGAAGGGACAAACACTTCGCCAACCTTCTGCTGCATCAGTTGTGAGATGCAACCCCACCACCCCATCAGGCCTCACAATCAGAGCTGGTTCCTATGCTGATGAGCTCGTTAAGACCGCg AAAACAGTGGCTTCACCAGGGAGGGGTATTTTGGCCATGGATGAGTCCAATGCTACCTGTGGGAAGCGTTTGGCTTCAATTGGGCTAGAGAACACTGAAGCTAACCGCCAGGCGTACCGTACCCTCCTTGTGACAGTTCCAGGACTTGGTCAGTACATCTCTGGTGCCATTCTCTTTGAGGAAACTCTCTACCAATCCACAACTGATGGCAGGAAGATTGTTGACGTGCTCCTCGAGCAAAACATTGTTCCCGGTATTAAAGTCGACAAG GGTTTGGTACCCCTTGCTGGTTCCAACGATGAGTCATGGTGCCAAGGTCTTGATGGTCTTGCCTCTCGCTCGGCTGCATACTACCAGCAAGGTGCCCGTTTCGCCAAATG GCGTACTGTTGTGAGCATCCCCAACGGTCCCTCTGCTCTGGCAGTTAAGGAAGCAGCCTGGGGTCTGGCTCGCTATGCCGCAATTGCTCAG GACAATGGATTGGTCCCAATTGTGGAGCCAGAGATCTTGCTTGATGGGGAGCATGGTATTGACAGAACTTTTGAAGTAGCAAAAAAGGTCTGGGCAgaggttttcttctaccttGCTGAGAACAATGTCCTTTTTGAGGGTATTCTTCTTAAGCCTAGCATGGTTACACCTGGAGCTGAGTCCAAGGACAAGGCCAGTCCTCAGACAGTTGCTGATTACACCCTCAAGCTCCTTCACAGGAGAATTCCCCCTGCTGTCCCTGGAATTATG TTTTTGTCTGGTGGACAGTCTGAGGTTGAAGCTACCCTCAACTTGAATGCCATGAACCAATCTCCAAACCCGTGGCACGTGTCGTTCTCGTATGCCAGAGCCCTCCAAAACACTGCCTTGAAGACATGGGGAGGCCGCCCAGAGAATGTGAAGGCGGCACAAGATgcacttcttttccgtgccaaGTCCAACTCGCTCGCCCAGCTTGGGAAGTACACCGGTGAGGGTGAATCTGAGGAAGCCAAGAAGGAGTTGTTCGTCAAAGGCTACTCCTACTAA
- the LOC100788628 gene encoding pentatricopeptide repeat-containing protein At5g50280, chloroplastic, with amino-acid sequence MALNLTPSSYFHHPFISHQIHFHTLSKPFSLTHSKTSTFSVSKTLCLCASPSNTPIFLPYLRQLEPENHEQGEGIETIVEEQEYDPDDPIYKFFKTRTRFSSQDPGKEGKLSLQKNRRISWHLASDLIEEEEEPEMGLIEEKEKTVFQKKALPLPEGIVGEIVQLARNLPQNLTLEEALAEYEGRRVSEKECWEVLKLLGDEQLLVCCLYFFQWMRSQEPSLVTPRACTVLFPLLGKAKMGDKLMVLFTNLPSSREFRDSHVYNAAISGLLSSARYEDAWKVYESMEADNVLPDHVTCSIMVIVMRKLGHSAKDAWQFFEKMNGKGVKWGEEVLGALIKSFCVEGLMSEALIILSELEKKGVSSNTIVYNTLMDAYCKSNRVEEAEGLFVEMKTKGIKPTEATFNILMYAYSRKMQPEIVEKLMAEMQETGLKPNAKSYTCIISAYGKQKNMSDMAADAFLKMKKDGIKPTSHSYTALIHAYSVSGWHEKAYAAFENMQREGIKPSIETYTALLDAFRRAGDTQTLMKIWKLMRREKVEGTRVTFNTLVDGFAKHGYYKEARDVISKFANVGLHPTVMTYNMLMNAYARGGRHSKLPELLEEMAAHNLKPDSVTYSTMIYAFLRVRDFSQAFFYHQEMVKSGQVMDVDSYQKLRAVLDAKAAIKNRKDRRSMIGVVRNKMGVVKPKRKKDELWKYRKRHVKQK; translated from the exons ATGGCTCTCAACCTCACACCTTCTTCTTACTTTCATCACCCTTTCATTTCACACCAAATTCACTTTCATACACTTTCAAAAcctttctctctcacacactcCAAAACCTCAACCTTCTCAGTCTCCAAAACCCTATGTCTTTGTGCATCACCATCCAACACCCCCATTTTCCTCCCATATCTCCGACAACTAGAACCAGAAAATCATGAACAAGGAGAGGGCATAGAAACAATAGTAGAAGAACAAGAGTATGACCCAGATGATCCAatctacaaattcttcaaaaccCGCACTCGGTTTTCTTCCCAAGACCctggaaaagaaggaaaattgtccCTTCAGAAGAACCGTCGCATTTCATGGCACCTTGCTTCTGACcttattgaagaagaagaagaacctgAAATGGGTTTGAttgaagagaaggaaaaaacgGTGTTTCAGAAGAAGGCTTTGCCTTTGCCTGAGGGCATTGTGGGAGAGATTGTTCAGCTTGCAAGGAACTTGCCACAAAATCTAACTCTGGAGGAGGCTTTGGCTGAGTATGAAGGAAGAAGGGTTAGTGAGAAAGAGTGTTGGGAGGTTTTGAAATTACTTGGGGATGAGCAACTTCTGGTGTGTTGTTTGTATTTCTTTCAGTGGATGAGGTCGCAGGAACCGTCACTTGTTACTCCTCGGGCTTGCACTGTGTTGTTTCCTTTGTTGGGGAAAGCAAAGATGGGTGATAAGTTGATGGTTTTGTTCACAAACTTGCCATCTAGCAGGGAGTTTAGAGATTCTCATGTTTATAATGCTGCAATTTCAGGCCTTCTTTCTAGTGCCAG GTATGAAGATGCTTGGAAGGTGTATGAGTCAATGGAAGCAGATAATGTTCTTCCAGATCATGTGACATGTTCTATTATGGTTATCGTTATGAGAAAACTTGGCCATAGTGCAAAGGATGCATGGcaattttttgagaaaatgaaTGGAAAAGGAGTCAAATGGGGTGAAGAAGTCCTAGGTGCACTAATAAAGTCATTTTGTGTTGAGGGTTTGATGAGTGAAGCTCTCATCATCCTATCTGAACTGGAGAAGAAAGGGGTTTCTTCAAATACAATTGTGTACAACACCCTGATGGATGCATATTGTAAATCCAACCGTGTAGAAGAAGCTGAAGGCCTCTTTGTTGAGATGAAAACTAAAGGGATTAAGCCCACTGAAGCTACATTCAACATTCTAATGTATGCATACAGCAGAAAAATGCAACCTGAGATTGTAGAGAAGCTGATGGCTGAAATGCAGGAAACTGGCTTGAAGCCAAATGCCAAATCATATACTTGTATAATCAGTGCATATGGGAAGCAGAAAAATATGAGTGACATGGCTGCAGATGCATTCTTGAAGATGAAGAAAGACGGTATTAAACCCACTTCACATTCTTATACAGCTCTGATCCATGCATATTCAGTTAGTGGCTGGCATGAGAAAGCTTATGCAGCATTTGAAAACATGCAAAGGGAAGGCATTAAACCTTCCATAGAAACCTACACTGCTTTACTAGATGCATTTAGACGTGCCGGTGACACCCAAACATTGATGAAAATATGGAAGTTGATGAGGAGGGAAAAAGTTGAAGGAACACGTGTCACATTCAACACTCTTGTTGATGGTTTTGCTAAACATGGTTACTACAAGGAAGCAAGAGATGTAATATCTAAATTTGCAAATGTTGGATTGCACCCAACAGTGATGACATACAATATGCTGATGAATGCATATGCACGAGGAGGGCGACACTCAAAGCTGCCAGAGTTGTTGGAAGAGATGGCAGCTCATAACTTGAAGCCAGATTCTGTAACTTATTCAACTATGATATATGCATTTCTCCGTGTTCGAGATTTTAGCCAGGCATTTTTTTATCACCAGGAGATGGTCAAGAGTGGGCAGGTGATGGATGTCGATTCATACCAGAAGCTTCGGGCAGTTCTGGATGCTAAAGCTGCAATTAAAAACAGAAAGGATAGGAGATCCATGATTGGTGTAGTTAGAAATAAGATGGGCGTTGTGAAACCGAAGAGAAAAAAGGATGAGTTATGGAAGTACAGGAAAAGACATGTGAAACAAAAGTAG